The Akkermansiaceae bacterium genomic interval GCGCGCCTGTGGCGGAAAGGCGGTCATTTTCTCCAACGAACTGGTGGACGCCTTTCCCGTCCGTTGCTTCCAGAAAACCGAAAGCGGCTGGAAGGAACTGGCGGTGCGGCTGGGATCACCCGTGGAGGAAGTCCTGCTGGAGGTGGATGACTTGCCCATTTCCTCATCCTTCGCCGTGGGGCACCCTCCCAGCCAGCGGATCGAGGTCCATGAATCCTACCACCAATGGCTGGCGGAATGGCTGCCGCTGTGGAAGGCGGGGCGGATGCTCACCATCGACTACGGCGCGGAAGCGGCGGATCTATACCACCGTCGGCCAAAGGGATCTTTACGGGCCTATCTGATGCAGCAACGGCTTGAGGGCCTGGCGATTTACGGAAATCCCGGCAGGCAGGACCTCACGGCGGATGTGAACTTCACCGACCTGCGTGACCGGGGGCGGGAATGGTCCACGGAAAGCACCCTCCGGACTTTCGGGGAGTTCCTAGGGCCGTTCCTCGATTCCGGAAACCCGGCGGACGCCTATCTGGCGGACTCCAGCGGCCCGGGCGGAGCGTTCCTCGTGCTGGATCAGGGGAGGTAAGGAGATCGTAAGGAGGGAGGACACTCTTGTCCTCCGGCGGCATTGGTGAACAAGGAGGAGAAGTTTTCAGTTTTCAGGAAGAGAGCAATGCGGTGCAGAATTCCGCCAATTTGGAATCCCTTTTTCTCTCCGCGCTCCTTCGCGGCTTTTGCGACTTTGCGGTAGATCTTTCATGATTCGCCAATGCCGCCGGAGGACAGGAGTGTCCTCCCTCCTCACCGCCTTGGCCCGCGGCCACCCCAGCGGCCTCCGCCTTCCAACATGCGCTGCTTCATGTTGTCCGGGATGGATGCCGAGCTTTGGATGTAGTTCTTCGCCGCGGTTTCGTCCTCGCGCATCCAGCGCATGGCGGCCATGCCGACGGTGCGGTTGCGGTCGCCTTCATCCGTGATGGTTTCGGCGAGGGAGATGAGCACGGATGGCTCACTCTTGCGGTCAAACTGGATCAGCTCCTGGATCCCCCGGTCGCGGACCGGTCCCTGGGCGAGGCCCTGCACGTGGCTGAGCGCGGCGGCATTGTCAGTCGCGGCGAGGTTCTGGATCACCGGGCCGATGGAGCGTTCCTGCTGTTCCGGGGTGAGCGTGGCGAGTTGCTTGAGCGCGGCGGTGGAGTTCTGTTTCGAGAGGTTCTCCAGCACGTTGCGGAGCGCGCGATTCTTGTCGTCGCCGTCCGGCATGGCCTGGGCCTTTGTCCAGGCGAGGTCCGGACTGGTCTGGGAAAGCCCCTCCAGCGCGGAAGCCATGGCACGGCCCTGTTCATCCGCCGGCAGGGAGCGGACCCAGATTTCCGCCTCACCGAAGTTCTTCGCGCCGTAGCTGCGGGCGATGGATGAGTAGGCATCCCCCCGCTCCGCGGGATCCATGGAGCCGGCCATTTCGGCGGCTTTCTTTGGATCGTTCATGGCAACCTCGCGGATGACGGAGGTCATGGCGCGGTTCTTGTCCGCACCGGGAAGGGAGCTGGCCCAGGCGAGCGCGGCCTGGGGATCCTGCTTCGCCCACTCCGCGGCGATCATGGAGGCGCCGTTGCCACCTCCCGGACCGGGGCCGCCCATCATGGCGAACTCACGCGGGTTCTCGTTGTAATATTTCGCCGCATTCTCCGGGTCCACGCTGGCCCAGCTCTGGAGGATGGTGGGCCGGACAAAACCGGCGGCAAAGCCCATGGTGTTCGCGTGCGCCATGGCAGCGGTGGGATCCACCTCCGCCCAGCGGCCGAAAAGGAGGAAGGAAGCCATGATCCGCTCGCTCATCGGCATGCCCTCCAGCTTTTTCGCCTCCTCCGCCAGTTGCTCGGGGGTAAGGCCGGAGTAGAAATCGAGGAGATTCTTGATGCGGGCGGAGTGACCGGGGGTGTTGATCGCATCCTCCAGATTCTTCGGGCGGGCGGCTCCACGACTGCTTTCATCGGCGGAATCGATGACGCGGCTTGAACCGCGGGCACGCTGGCCGGCTTCGGAGGTGGCAGCACCCGCGCTGTCCGGGGAGCTGGAACCCTTGCCGGTGATGAAGCCACCGGCCGCTCCCAGTGCGAGGGCGGCGGCGGGGAGAATCCATGGGTTTTTCATAGTGGTTTTGGTGATCCTTCCAGTGAAACCGGCGGCCTTCAACAAAGTTGCGGAAAAAATTCACCCTACGTGATGCCGGGTGACGGATCCGCTTGAAATCCCCTCCGGATAGTACTAAATGGTTCCCGTCAATCCCCCCTGAC includes:
- a CDS encoding SAM-dependent methyltransferase; this encodes MSGSQPLLRFDRFMDRALHDPETGYYARRITGVGRGGDFTTAPTLSKVTGKAVAAWAAAAMKACGTFHLIEIGPGEGKLAAAVLEHLPWFTRLRTKLHLVETSRPLEEIQRKLLGNRATWHRTPAEALRACGGKAVIFSNELVDAFPVRCFQKTESGWKELAVRLGSPVEEVLLEVDDLPISSSFAVGHPPSQRIEVHESYHQWLAEWLPLWKAGRMLTIDYGAEAADLYHRRPKGSLRAYLMQQRLEGLAIYGNPGRQDLTADVNFTDLRDRGREWSTESTLRTFGEFLGPFLDSGNPADAYLADSSGPGGAFLVLDQGR